A genome region from Candidatus Nezhaarchaeales archaeon includes the following:
- a CDS encoding FAD-dependent oxidoreductase: MNARVGVFICRCGTNIGGVVNVPEVVEYAKKLKGVVLAEEGKWICSVDYLSRIKDLIAKNNLERVVVACCTPRTHEPTFKSTLKEAGLNPYLLEFVSIREQCSWVHRFNPQLATEKAKDLVKMGVAKALLLEPAEEIRLPVGRTCLVIGGGIAGMTAALALADRGFKVKLVEKEDKLGGLLNRLYKIAPYDQDADQIVKDKVKQVTSHKNIEVYTEAEVEDVKGYVGSFKVRVRRGGISEELEASTILVATGMTELKPIGLYGYGRHPNVVTLLRFEELLKGNKLNGVKDIVIINCVNSRSKERGCCNIGCLASVKSAKHAKELKGDVNIYLLYRDLNVKGFEELYLKEAVEKYDIKLIRYSEALKPEVYEEDGRLAVKVYDILLGEELKIPADLVVLTTSLQGGEAADKLRGLLKVSINPEGFFQEAHIKLRPLDFATDGIYVCGCARSPKSVKESIEEALGAAMRASIPMERGYVESEGVIAHINLEKCIKCGLCAKNCPFGAIELIDKEPHLIKALCKGCGTCAADCPMNAIDITHFTDEQILAQVEAALAEKPRDKIIAFCCHWCALGAVDVAGVSRLEYPLNIRVIRVMCSGRIDPSFIYRSFELGAAGVLVAGCEFPTCHYITGNYKCKERMERVKKVLTGKGIDPSRLWTVWLSAADGPKFAATVKEMVRKLGLG; encoded by the coding sequence TTGAACGCTAGGGTCGGCGTTTTCATCTGTAGATGCGGAACCAACATCGGCGGCGTCGTAAACGTACCCGAGGTTGTCGAATACGCTAAAAAGCTTAAAGGAGTAGTTTTAGCCGAGGAAGGTAAATGGATATGCTCGGTCGATTACCTTTCAAGGATTAAGGACCTTATAGCTAAAAACAACCTTGAAAGGGTCGTCGTAGCCTGCTGCACCCCTAGAACCCATGAGCCAACCTTTAAGTCAACGCTTAAAGAGGCGGGGTTAAACCCTTACCTACTCGAATTCGTAAGTATTAGGGAGCAATGCTCATGGGTTCATAGGTTTAACCCTCAACTAGCAACAGAGAAGGCTAAAGACCTAGTAAAAATGGGTGTAGCTAAAGCATTACTCCTCGAACCAGCTGAGGAAATACGCCTCCCAGTCGGAAGGACCTGCCTAGTTATAGGTGGTGGTATAGCCGGTATGACCGCCGCCTTAGCCTTAGCCGATCGAGGCTTCAAAGTAAAGCTAGTTGAGAAGGAAGATAAGCTCGGCGGGCTTCTAAACAGGCTATATAAAATAGCCCCCTACGATCAAGACGCGGATCAAATCGTTAAGGATAAGGTGAAGCAGGTAACAAGCCATAAAAACATCGAGGTATACACCGAGGCAGAGGTGGAGGATGTTAAAGGCTACGTCGGAAGCTTCAAGGTTAGGGTTAGAAGAGGCGGGATAAGTGAAGAGCTTGAAGCCTCAACAATCCTAGTGGCCACGGGCATGACGGAGCTAAAACCAATAGGCCTCTACGGTTACGGAAGGCATCCTAACGTAGTTACACTACTACGGTTCGAAGAGCTCTTAAAAGGGAATAAGCTAAACGGCGTTAAAGACATCGTAATTATAAACTGCGTTAATTCAAGGAGCAAGGAACGCGGCTGCTGCAACATAGGCTGCTTAGCATCAGTAAAGAGCGCTAAACACGCTAAGGAGCTAAAAGGTGACGTTAACATCTACCTACTATACAGGGATTTGAACGTTAAAGGGTTCGAGGAACTATACCTTAAGGAGGCCGTTGAAAAGTACGATATTAAACTGATTAGGTACTCCGAAGCGCTAAAACCCGAGGTTTACGAGGAGGATGGAAGGCTAGCGGTTAAGGTTTACGACATCCTCCTAGGTGAAGAGTTAAAGATCCCCGCGGACCTAGTGGTTTTAACCACCTCCCTCCAAGGAGGTGAAGCAGCCGATAAGCTTCGAGGTCTACTCAAGGTTTCAATTAACCCCGAAGGTTTCTTCCAGGAGGCACACATTAAGCTAAGGCCCCTCGACTTCGCCACTGACGGCATATACGTATGCGGCTGCGCTAGATCGCCTAAAAGCGTAAAGGAGTCAATAGAGGAAGCCTTAGGAGCAGCTATGAGGGCCTCCATACCCATGGAGCGAGGCTACGTAGAAAGCGAGGGAGTAATCGCACACATAAACCTGGAGAAATGCATTAAATGCGGCCTCTGCGCTAAGAACTGCCCCTTCGGAGCTATCGAGCTAATCGATAAGGAGCCACACCTCATAAAAGCATTATGTAAAGGCTGCGGAACCTGCGCCGCGGACTGCCCCATGAACGCCATAGACATAACCCACTTCACAGATGAACAGATACTAGCACAGGTAGAAGCAGCTTTAGCCGAGAAGCCTCGGGATAAGATAATAGCGTTCTGCTGCCACTGGTGCGCCTTAGGGGCCGTCGACGTAGCGGGGGTTAGTAGGCTTGAATACCCTTTAAACATACGCGTAATAAGGGTTATGTGTTCGGGGCGCATTGACCCATCCTTCATTTACAGGTCCTTCGAGCTTGGAGCAGCAGGCGTCTTAGTAGCTGGCTGCGAATTTCCAACCTGCCACTACATAACCGGTAACTACAAGTGTAAGGAGAGAATGGAGCGCGTTAAAAAGGTACTAACCGGTAAAGGTATAGATCCAAGTAGGCTTTGGACGGTGTGGCTTTCAGCCGCTGACGGCCCTAAGTTCGCCGCCACCGTTAAGGAAATGGTTAGGAAGTTAGGGCTAGGGTGA
- a CDS encoding CoB--CoM heterodisulfide reductase iron-sulfur subunit A family protein codes for MPRSILVVGGGIAGIEAALNLADYGFQVYLVDEAPSIGGLMARLDKTFPTNDCSICIEAPKMYEVQKHPNIKLLTYCEVRRVEGSAGSFKVRLVKKARFVDEGKCKGCGKCVEVCPVTVPDEVDGGIGGTRKLIYIPFPQAVPNSYLVDPRCRYGKMKDVGACVGKCIVDCSQCRECPIAKCVKACRDEGANAVTLWQKDRFIDIEVASIIIASGLGVLKPPQGLYGYGVYKDVITHLQYERMMNAGGPTRGEIVKPSDGSRPRRIAWIQCVGRDKKVGIPYCSKVCCMIATKQAIITKEHDPAVDTYILYRDLKTYGKGFFNFYRKAKELGVKYVKGRPSDVLEDQATKSLTVRYEDLDKGEVEELKVDLLVLSMPLVANERNEKLAKTLKVELDEYGFFKEKDPLNAPFETSVKGIYVCGGATGPIDISESVVQAVAASLKAASLG; via the coding sequence GTGCCTCGCTCCATACTCGTAGTAGGTGGCGGTATAGCCGGTATTGAGGCGGCGTTAAACCTAGCCGACTACGGTTTTCAGGTGTACCTAGTTGATGAAGCCCCTAGCATAGGCGGGTTAATGGCTAGGCTCGATAAGACCTTCCCTACTAACGACTGCTCAATATGTATAGAGGCCCCTAAAATGTATGAGGTTCAAAAGCATCCCAACATAAAGCTGTTAACCTACTGCGAGGTTAGAAGGGTTGAAGGGTCGGCCGGCTCCTTCAAGGTGAGGCTGGTTAAGAAGGCGCGCTTCGTGGATGAGGGGAAGTGTAAGGGCTGCGGGAAGTGCGTTGAAGTATGCCCAGTCACCGTTCCCGACGAGGTGGACGGTGGGATCGGCGGTACGAGGAAGCTAATCTACATACCCTTCCCTCAAGCAGTTCCGAACAGCTACCTCGTAGACCCTAGATGCCGCTACGGAAAAATGAAGGATGTAGGCGCCTGTGTAGGTAAGTGTATCGTCGACTGTAGTCAATGCCGCGAATGCCCAATAGCGAAATGCGTTAAAGCCTGTAGGGATGAAGGAGCTAACGCTGTAACGCTTTGGCAGAAGGATAGGTTCATCGATATAGAGGTCGCTAGTATAATAATAGCTTCAGGATTAGGGGTACTTAAACCCCCGCAGGGACTCTACGGTTACGGAGTGTATAAGGACGTTATCACGCACCTTCAATACGAGAGGATGATGAACGCCGGTGGACCAACCCGAGGCGAAATAGTTAAGCCATCAGATGGATCCCGCCCTAGAAGGATAGCTTGGATTCAATGTGTTGGCCGCGATAAAAAGGTAGGCATACCGTACTGTTCGAAGGTATGCTGTATGATCGCCACTAAGCAAGCCATCATAACCAAGGAGCACGACCCGGCAGTCGACACCTACATACTATATAGGGATCTGAAAACCTACGGTAAGGGCTTCTTCAACTTCTACAGGAAGGCTAAGGAGTTAGGCGTTAAATACGTAAAGGGTAGGCCGTCAGATGTTTTAGAGGATCAGGCCACGAAGAGCTTAACCGTTAGGTACGAAGACCTGGATAAGGGTGAAGTCGAGGAGTTAAAGGTTGATTTACTAGTTTTATCCATGCCGCTTGTCGCTAATGAGCGTAACGAGAAGCTAGCTAAGACCTTAAAGGTGGAACTCGATGAATACGGCTTCTTCAAGGAGAAGGATCCGTTAAACGCGCCCTTCGAAACCAGCGTTAAGGGGATTTACGTATGCGGCGGCGCCACAGGCCCTATAGATATCTCGGAATCCGTGGTTCAAGCCGTGGCCGCTAGCTTAAAAGCAGCATCATTAGGGTGA
- a CDS encoding FAD-dependent oxidoreductase — MRSVCMPNLAISWDYTGQPGYKMFPHLFQPVRIGRLTVPNRIKYAATEDNFNTHDGFVTDVDVAYIRERAKGVVGGICTIQGVYMDPKGEGKGYVGQAAAYDDKFIPGLKRLADAIHGEGAIANIQLMHCGRVGGIELPYCVGPSAIPQRLRIFRPVKEMSKDDIKQCIKEHADAARRGIEAGFDIIEISGIVGYLISNFLSKYTNRRTDEYGGDIEGRCRFMVEVIQAVRDVIGKDVPIIIRLCAEELLDDVNGNTPEECMITYKMAEKAGVDCISVTQGWQESVVPVITRDVPQGSWLYNAKRAKEAGIKVPLSMAYRLFKPEIADKAIADGIIDIWEMCRPMIADPHLPKKVLEGRLEDIRPCIACNLCLARLFRDAPMTCSVNPLVGHEWDPEWQVKPAEARKKVMIVGGGPAGLECARVAALRGYEVHLYEKRDILGGQLVAASKGPFGEDELYGVITWLITQCRKAGVNFHLNTTVTPSMMEEEAPDVIVIATGARFTAEKVPGFDRPNVVSAVDVLEGRVETGEKVVVWGGKGAGIVTALYLANKGRKVSMVCMDRRVGRDVNPSYVWRYIQKLNQLGVRVYRNSSIERITEDGVIVKAPYDVRIPIAADTVIYAEREAVADLVEAARAVCPEVYVIGDALVPRRLQNAIHDGYRIGIRM; from the coding sequence TTGAGGTCGGTTTGTATGCCTAACCTAGCTATAAGCTGGGATTACACTGGACAGCCGGGCTATAAGATGTTTCCCCACTTATTCCAGCCGGTAAGGATAGGTAGGCTAACCGTACCTAATAGGATAAAGTACGCAGCTACCGAGGATAACTTCAATACGCATGACGGCTTCGTAACCGATGTGGACGTGGCTTACATTAGGGAGCGCGCGAAGGGCGTCGTCGGAGGTATATGTACTATTCAGGGGGTTTACATGGATCCTAAGGGTGAAGGTAAAGGCTACGTAGGGCAAGCCGCCGCGTACGACGATAAGTTCATACCGGGGTTAAAGAGGCTTGCTGACGCTATTCACGGCGAGGGCGCCATAGCCAACATCCAGCTAATGCACTGTGGAAGGGTAGGTGGAATAGAGCTACCATACTGCGTAGGCCCATCGGCTATCCCTCAACGTTTACGTATATTTAGGCCGGTGAAGGAGATGAGTAAGGACGATATTAAGCAATGTATAAAGGAGCATGCCGATGCTGCTAGGAGGGGTATTGAAGCCGGGTTCGACATCATTGAGATATCGGGCATCGTCGGCTACCTAATATCAAACTTCCTATCTAAGTACACCAATAGGAGGACCGATGAGTACGGCGGCGATATTGAGGGGCGCTGTAGGTTTATGGTTGAGGTTATTCAAGCGGTTAGGGACGTGATCGGTAAGGACGTACCGATAATTATTAGGTTATGCGCTGAGGAACTGCTCGACGACGTAAACGGTAATACTCCTGAGGAGTGCATGATAACCTATAAAATGGCTGAGAAGGCAGGAGTGGATTGTATAAGCGTAACGCAGGGTTGGCAGGAATCAGTGGTTCCAGTTATAACTAGGGATGTACCTCAGGGTAGTTGGCTTTATAACGCTAAACGCGCTAAGGAGGCAGGGATTAAGGTACCGCTTAGCATGGCTTATAGGTTGTTTAAGCCTGAAATAGCTGATAAGGCTATAGCTGATGGCATAATAGATATATGGGAGATGTGTAGGCCAATGATAGCTGACCCCCACCTACCGAAGAAGGTGTTAGAAGGTAGGCTTGAGGATATAAGGCCATGCATAGCTTGCAACCTATGTTTAGCGAGGTTATTCCGAGACGCCCCCATGACCTGCTCCGTAAACCCGCTCGTTGGACATGAATGGGACCCTGAATGGCAGGTTAAACCAGCTGAAGCCAGAAAGAAGGTTATGATAGTGGGCGGCGGCCCGGCAGGCCTTGAATGCGCGAGGGTTGCCGCGCTTAGAGGCTATGAGGTACACCTCTACGAGAAGCGTGATATCTTGGGGGGACAACTAGTAGCAGCGAGTAAAGGGCCCTTCGGGGAGGATGAACTCTACGGCGTAATAACATGGCTCATAACCCAATGTAGGAAGGCCGGGGTAAACTTCCACTTAAATACGACGGTTACACCGAGCATGATGGAGGAAGAGGCTCCAGACGTAATAGTGATAGCTACTGGGGCTAGGTTTACCGCTGAAAAGGTCCCCGGCTTCGATAGGCCTAACGTGGTGTCAGCCGTCGACGTACTTGAGGGGAGGGTTGAAACCGGTGAAAAAGTAGTTGTATGGGGTGGGAAGGGCGCTGGCATTGTAACCGCGCTATACCTAGCTAATAAGGGTAGGAAGGTATCCATGGTATGCATGGATAGGAGGGTCGGTAGGGACGTAAACCCTTCATACGTATGGAGGTATATTCAAAAGCTTAACCAGCTAGGGGTAAGGGTTTATAGGAATAGTAGCATCGAGAGGATAACGGAGGACGGCGTCATCGTTAAAGCCCCCTACGACGTAAGGATACCTATCGCCGCGGATACCGTCATATACGCTGAAAGGGAGGCCGTCGCCGATCTCGTTGAGGCGGCTAGGGCCGTATGCCCCGAGGTTTACGTTATCGGCGATGCGCTAGTACCGCGTAGGCTACAAAACGCGATCCACGACGGGTATCGTATCGGAATAAGGATGTAG
- a CDS encoding thiamine pyrophosphate-dependent enzyme, with translation MVVWREVLTVYTLTLKTLPEEEYYAPGNILCAGCGESLAMRLALKVLGRNTIVASVPGCASAALMMGASTLPLHVGPFAAGGAILSGIEAALEAKGLGGRVNVVGFIGDGGTADIGFQSLSAMVERGHNVIYVCLDNEAYMNTGGQRSGTTPLNAYTTTTPVGSIWRGKDRPRKDMPLLIADHGAPYVATASIGYLLDYVNKVKKAMGIKGPKYIHVLTPCPVGWGFHESKTVEMARLAVESRVWPLYEVEGGVWRLTVDVKKPKPVKEYLMVQRRFNHLTAEEVDRIQKEVDEAWKALQARCKQPS, from the coding sequence ATGGTCGTTTGGAGGGAGGTTTTAACCGTGTATACACTCACCTTAAAAACTCTACCCGAAGAGGAATACTACGCCCCAGGTAATATCCTCTGCGCTGGTTGCGGTGAAAGCCTAGCGATGAGGCTAGCGCTTAAGGTTTTAGGTAGGAACACTATTGTAGCATCCGTCCCCGGCTGCGCCTCAGCCGCCTTAATGATGGGCGCATCAACCCTCCCGCTACACGTAGGCCCATTCGCAGCTGGTGGAGCCATACTTTCAGGGATTGAAGCAGCCCTTGAAGCTAAGGGATTAGGCGGCCGCGTTAACGTAGTCGGCTTTATAGGTGATGGAGGCACAGCCGATATAGGTTTTCAATCGCTTTCAGCTATGGTTGAACGCGGCCATAACGTCATCTACGTATGCCTCGATAATGAAGCATACATGAATACGGGCGGTCAACGTAGCGGTACAACCCCCCTTAACGCGTATACTACTACAACGCCGGTTGGTAGTATTTGGAGGGGTAAGGATAGGCCTAGAAAGGATATGCCGCTGCTAATAGCTGATCATGGAGCCCCCTACGTAGCCACCGCTTCCATCGGCTACCTCTTGGACTACGTAAACAAGGTTAAGAAGGCGATGGGGATTAAGGGGCCTAAATACATACACGTATTAACACCATGCCCGGTGGGTTGGGGCTTCCACGAGTCGAAGACCGTTGAAATGGCTAGGCTAGCCGTTGAATCCAGGGTTTGGCCCCTATACGAAGTGGAAGGTGGAGTTTGGAGGCTAACCGTAGACGTTAAGAAGCCTAAACCGGTTAAGGAGTACCTAATGGTTCAGCGTAGGTTTAACCATTTAACGGCTGAAGAAGTCGATCGTATACAGAAGGAGGTCGACGAAGCTTGGAAAGCCCTCCAAGCGAGGTGTAAACAGCCTAGCTGA